A single genomic interval of Tursiops truncatus isolate mTurTru1 chromosome 1, mTurTru1.mat.Y, whole genome shotgun sequence harbors:
- the LOC109552909 gene encoding uncharacterized protein: MDIAKTKPGRAGGRYGRGAEGGRGQPLPRRGCLLFPTEAGPQPPGSPRRCRRRRLPLAHRAGPSSSSSQLRVPAAVATAAAATAAANATVDSDSVPGRRTTAAAATASAASGLPPAAEAAPAAGAILLVCLLFLLLLLRPVARCPRPLPLPRAPARPRDWGGHQSEAPPSRGGASRRAGRAREQTSESPATNAREGGWCRLPPGPGAHHPLSRRTGPPAPRRPAGKWPDGLAK; encoded by the exons ATGGACATAGCCAAAACTAAACCAG GCCGGGCGGGCGGACGCTACGGCCGAGGAGCCGAGGGCGGCCGAGGACAGCCCCTGCCCCGCCGCGGCTGCCTATTGTTTCCGACGGAGGCCGGGCCGCAGCCGCCCGGCTCCCcacgccgctgccgccgccgccgcctgccGCTCGCTCACCGCGCTGGTCCGAGCAGCAGCTCCTCTCAGCTCCGAGTCCCCGCGGCCGTCGCCACCGCCGCGGCAGCCACCGCCGCCGCCAATGCCACCGTCGACTCTGACTCTGTCCCAGGCCGCCGGACAACGGCCGCCGCTGCCACCGCCAGCGCCGCCTCCGGCCTCCCACCTGCTGCTGAGGCTGCTCCTGCAGCAGGGGCCATCTTGTTGgtctgcctcctcttcctcctcctcctcctccgccccgTCGCTCGTTGTCCTcgtccccttcctcttcctcggGCTCCGGCCCGCCCCAGAGACTGGGGCGGACACCAGAGTGAGGCCCCTCCTTCCAGGGGCGGGGCAAGCAGACGGGCGGGGCGGGCGCGGGAGCAAACCTCTGAGTCACCGGCAACCAACGCCCGGGAGGGAGGGTGGTGTCGCTTACCGCCTGGACCCGGAGCGCACCACCCCCTGAGCAGAAGAACTGGTCCACCAGCGCCTCGGCGCCCAGCGGGCAAGTGGCCAGATG gtCTGGCCAAGTGA